The Panicum virgatum strain AP13 chromosome 6K, P.virgatum_v5, whole genome shotgun sequence nucleotide sequence TACCTGAAAATGCGTACATACTTGAagaattggacggtgtcaagtttcctgtagccgtcaatggccaacacctcaagaaatatttcccgagcataTGGGAAGGCaaataacaagagccgatgaaatccatctggctgtattataaaagaccaacacgttgagttgaaaTCCATCACCTCCAGGAACAGTGTGGGAAGCTGATATGTTGCCATCGCCTCAAGGGACAGTGAGAAAAGCCGATGCGTtgccatcacctccaggaacAGTAACATTAAGGAAAGCCGATGCGTTGCCATCACCTCCAGCATATAAAAAAAGGGCAGGATCTATTCTATCGTCCAATTATTGAGAGCATCGGGAAGCTACAGGAGATCACCAACAAATTGCCGATGCCGCCAACACTGCTGATATCGAAAGATTTGGGCtatgtaaaaaaaagaagaaaaaaatataaatgtccGTGCCCCAAAAAgcatgagaagaaaaaaagaagaaagaaaaatgaaagacagCTCATATCTCAGCAAAAGATAAAAGGGAGAGTTCTGCAAAAGGGGGATGCGAGTTCCAGCCACAAaaattccacacacatgcacatcttgatctgattgtatgacttgctttctctattggatccggtctttgactttgcaaCATGTGCGGCCCGAGTATGCTACCTCTTCATTCCCTACCCTGAACTCCACAAAAAGCCATACTAGAGATAGGGAGAAAGGAGGCAATATAATGCTTTGgtgaggaatcatacacattgagcgatttgAGAGAATCATTTGAGGAGTGAAGTTATTTTCTGTTCAAAAGATCCAAGTTATTTAGCAGGAGGAGTAAAATCGATTCGTCTCTTTGCGTCGGCTATCAGTAAAGCATCAGCTATCAGAAGAGCAGCATCAGAAGAGCCGAGGCGCTGAGTCCATCATGCAGATTGAGGCGTCGACTatacaaagtttcaaagcattcATACTTTGAAActtgggggcatgtgttatcgccataaattaacagggttaattaatgggccgagagcaagttgggcttagtgcggaaattaaagaaggcttgtgaatcggctgtGTTACCACCAGAATTTGGTCGAGAAGGATATGGGTCGAAGCTGCCGATGAGCCTATACAGATTGTCCAGGGAAGAGACGATTGTGGTCCATGCCATGCTCTTCTTATCTGTGTGCGTCGGGAGTCGATGGGCTCTCTTTATCTGTAATCATTAGAGATAGATTATTTTTCGTATTGGACTAGGTTTTGTTTAACTTGGTCGTCAAGTCTacaagactataaatatgtaccctatgacattcgtaaaagagagaacgtcatcacgtctcgcaataacaattctcggcgcaccgccacccctaatcctagggttcatccaagtaagcaccatgctgccctgatcacttcttgtgatcagggcatcattgttcttgcttttaccttgatattactcgtactgaagcatttttgatggcgagtaatgctagttatcctgatgttcgtagcatgacctttagtagatctatcatgctcttgttgtttatcatctacgaatatcatgttatctctgcgtgatcatgtattaatcttacgctATTTCTCGTTGCAtgggaattagtcgcgtagagataacaccctgcttcttttttatctagtagatctaatctgttatggtttgttcttatacttaagaatcggcttaatatctgttaggttaggccttgcaaacgggttggatgatccggcgacgtattagatgttttgctctgatcttaatagggattgatccgggaatcggcttttgcttattcttaggcatcttttctggttaaagtttggttatctattacgctcgttaggcctaattacgtgtaggatgttttgatctagcagtgaagcttttatcgttgtggattggattaactagatcaaattgaagcagtttttgcagttatttgctttatctactAACATCTagatatgcagatctgatctgacaccgggactcgatcggctctttaaagtcgatgcaagagtcgtcccggggagccgaccacggctcggactaatgtttacatgtgtttgtgcatgcaggcaaaccATCAAAAGCACGTTTGCACTtttctgatcgggtataggtcaggtggcacgccctgcatctccagaagcatcggcgtgtgccaggatctgggccgttgaccgagggaccggtgccagccagcgccccggcagcctcccggctctttgTGTTGGCTGTCGCTAACTCGCTACTCGCTGGTGGATTTTGACGGACAACCGTCACAAATTATAAACATTTGTTTTTTAATAATTGTCGGCAAGTACATACAAGTTTCCGAGAGAGAGCACCGGCGACTCTCTCGTGCCCCGAGACCTGGGCCTTGGCAGTGCCGTGCTTCCATTGGCCTAACAAGGCCAAACATGAGGTTGGGCTGTACCAGCGAGTATGATCCATTTGCTTTTTTatacgtttttttttctttatgctTGTGACACTGAATTCATGTCAGACGAATAGAAGTTTATAATCACTGAATGGAAGTCCACCTAAACACACTTGCATAGTCGCATGTCAGATAAAAGGCGTGCACTAGCCTATCCCATCCCATAAAAGTTATTCCTATGTCCGTATACTTCCATGTACATGGATTGCTCTAGCAAAGAAGTTCGACTCACGGGGAATTCAAACAGAGAGGTCCCCTTCCGCAGCGTGGTATTTCTTTCCCAAGCCCTGCATGCATCTGTCCCGGCCACGTGAATCGAATTCATAAGCATTGTCCAGACAAGAAGAGCATAGATTGCTCTCTTTTCGCTGAGCATACATTGCCACGGCGACTTAAGGAAACATCTCAACAACAGTCATTACACTGTCCTCAAACACCACAAGTTCAGAGTCAGTGAACACAAGAAAAGGCAGGCAATACAGGACGCTGATACATTGGTGCCCAGGTGCCGCTAAGCAATCTTCCAGCAAAAGGTGAGATCCTAGCAACATAAGATCGCTGTTCCTCGTAGACACCATCAAAGTAGTACAGGTAAGGACCAAACTAAATCagtaatcatcatcatctctCAGTAGCATGCGCATAGCCTTGAGGAACATCCGATCTTCTGGGTCAAGCTCATCCTGGTAGACACCATTGAGGTAGCGGAACGGGTCACAGTAATCATCATAGTCATCCGAGTCCAGAATGTAGTCACCATAGACACAATCATCACTGTCGGAGTAGTAGATTCCAAATGGTCCAAGAGTATCTCTGTCGGAGCCGATGCCACCTGACCAAAGAGGGCTACAAACCGGAAAGCCATAGTCATCAGTAGAATCATAGGGAAGCTTCAGCGTCTTGATCCTTTTAAACTTTGCTTGCAGGGTATCATCCATAGTGATGTTGAAGCAGTGACGGATGTCCAGGGACTCCAGGTGGGGGCAGTTGTCAAGGATGGCTTTCAGTCCTTCATTGGTGAGGTTATTGGCAAAGAGCTGCAGAGTGCACAAACCACACATAGAGGCTATCCCCAGGGCATCATCATCCTTCTTGTACTTCAAATCATTATCATCATAGTCATAATAGTAGTCATCATCATCTGAGTGCTCTCTGTTTCCTAGGTTGATGAAGCGGTAACTATTAAATCTCAAGTGCTTCAGCTTTGGGCATGCTTTGCTAACAGCCTCAAACACATGCTTCCCACCTATGTTTGTAAAGAGTGAAATCTCGAGCTCCTCAAGCAAAGGAAACTTCTTTATCTCCTCTTCAAATCTGATGATATTCTGACAAGAAATGAGGCGGAGACTCTTTAGGGATGGTGCCCTGCGATGATAGTAGTTGTACATTAGTAAACAATAAATACACCATACAAAAGAAATGCAGATGTATGCTGTACAAATTATAACTAGTGCCAATTCTTGCTAAAGCAAGGTGCAGCTATCtacttagggtccaatgaaaGAGCATTTAGAGATGACAATAACAATCAATGAATACAACTTCAAAAAGAAATGCCGAAGGATTGTGTACAAAGCTATGACTATCTATCATGATTGACAAGATATGAAAGGGCATTCGAAAATGGCTCTAAAAGCGGATAAGTCACTTTAGAGGATAATTGCATATAATGACCAGTCCATCATTTGGATGAGTTCAGTCGTACTGAACTCACAATTTATATTTGGTATGAAAACAACACATTTGGCTAGAGAATGCAGCTATAGAATAGGATATCAGCACCTTATCTTTTCATATAAGTTTAGCCAGTTAGTTTCACTTGTTTAGTTGTTTCATGAGGTAATGCTTCATCCCTGAAATATTAGCACCGAGTTGCATTCCATTTCAAATTGGGGACAGAGTTTCTTTGTGTAACACAGTTAAAGAATTTGTACATTaatatatgttttttttgtCTAGACTAAAGACTACCTTAAGGAAACCTCAGATATCATAAGTTCATAACACCATAAGCTTCTTCTGTAGATAATGGCAAGGAAAGCACAACCTTTGCAAGTTAACAGTTCACCACTTTGTAACAAGTATGCAAAGGCAGTAAGGCACCAAAGGTCAACTAAATGTTAGGCTGGGAAACAACATGAAGGTATTCCAGATTAAAACAGAACTACAGAAGCAACATCTTAAGGAAAGAACATCAGGAATATATTACTAAAATGTCCATTAAATGATGCAAGGAATACACTTTAATATTGTCAGACAAGGAAACTAGAACAGATCAGTTCTCTAATCTAATCCTAAGTAATTATAATCAGTTCGGTATAACATTTTCCAGAGGAACAGACTGTGCtggaatgcaaaaaaaaaaaaaaaaactatcaggAACAGCATTGGACATCAGTATAGTGTCAATATATGTTAAGTCCCAAAACCCAGCAACCAACCTTACCTAAACGTATCGATCATGACCAGAAGCAGATGTCAAATAATTGCAATAAAGGAAAATCAGAATGGAACTTCAAAATTCTAGAGCGAATAagtgggggtggggtggggggttgCATTCTCACTGTTCGCCGAGGAGCTGGAGTACATCGTCATCGGCGGCGTACTCGGCCCAGAACGCCTCGCACTGCCCCTtggcgcggcggacggcggcccgCGCCATCCCGCAGAGGTCGACCCGGCGGTGGAGGTCGGCGTGGCCGCGCATGTCGATGCGGCGCCAGAGCGCGGGGTCGtcgcgcgcggcgcggtgccAGGAGCGGCACACCCGCGCGGACCCCATGAGGATCTCGACGTGGTCGAGCCTGCGGAGGACGGCCGCGAGCGCGtccggcggcagcgccgcccAGCCCCCTGTAGCCTCGGGTGGGCTAGGGTTCGGCGGAGCGGGGCCGGGCCTGCGCGcgaaggcggcgggcggcggcagccacGGCGCCGCTGCGGGGCCCCTCGCGCGCGCGACGGCCGCCGGCGcacccgtggcggcggcggcggggtggtcgAGCTTGCgagcgaaggcggcggcggcggcggagtggtCTGTCACAACAGATTATGGGCCTGAGGCCGTTATCTATTGTACGAGGCCTGCGAGCCAATTTGGGCCTATGTGCCATGTAATGCTGGGCCCAAGGCCAACCTATTAAACACCCAGATGAACACGGGAAATGGGGATCGAACAAGACAATAGAAAACCTAACtgtctcctcttcctctcgtgCTCGAGGTGGCGCCGCCGACCTCATCGCCGCGCGCGACGCCGGCATTTACCCCTAGAATCGTCACATTTGGTACCAGAGCCTTCCCTCCACCGCGGCGACTCGATCCGTCTTGTCCTGCCGGAGTAGTTGACCCTGGAgatatccaccaccaccaccaccaccaccacacagcCAGACAACTCCCCTTCGCCGCTACCACCACCCAAACCTCGACTCCGCGGCAAGAAACCACCCACCCTCACAGCACGGATGGCCACCGCCGAGGAGAAGCTGGATCTACTCCTAGTGGAAGTTAAGGCGATCCAAGCCAGCCAGCTGAAGCTCGTCAACACCATGGACGCCATCACCACATGGAGCGTCGACGCCGACAAAATCGCTACCCAATTAAGCGATTCTGTCAAGGATCTCACATCGCGCATGGAGGCATTGGAGGCAGCCACAGCCCCGCCTCAGGCCCCGCCGCGCGAGGAAGGGGGGCGGGCCAACGGCCACCGCGTCGCACATGTTCACCAGGGTGCCGATGGGAAGTCCTATCTTCCACATCACACCCTGGTCAAGGGTGAGTCCTCCAACCTTCATCAGCATACTGTTGTGTTGGATCCACCTGAGTCCAGTTATAAGCATCCTAGCTCCCATTACAACCATCAGAAAGAGTATAAACTGCCTAGGCTGGATTTTCCTAGATTTAAGGGTGATAATCCTAAGATCTGGAAGGAGAATTGTGAGAAGTACTTTTCTATGTACTCAGTACCTGTCCACTTATGGGTGCCCTTTGCCACCTTGAATTTTTCTGATAATGCTGCTCTTTGGCTTCAAACCTATGAAACCCAGAATGGTGTTAGTAGTTGGCCTGATTTATGTGTAGCTGTGGACCAGAAGTATGGGAGAGATTTATACCAAAATTACATGAGAGATTTGTTAGCCATTAGACAAACTAGTTCGGTCCTGGAATATGCTGAGCGATTTGAGCAGGCTAAACACAGAGTCCTAGTTCATAATTCTAGCATTGATGATGTGTTTTTtgtacaaaaatttttggatggaTTGAGATATAACATTGGTAATGCAATCACATTACATAAACCAAGAACAGTTGATGCCGCCTTGTCATTGGCCCTCATGCAGGAGGAATTATTGGAAGCCTCTACAAAGAGGTATCATCCCAAGTCATCACGAGATATGGTGAAATTCAGTTCAAGACCTTCAACTGCAGGCTCTGCGGGTGTTCTGGGATCAGCACCATCAGAAATTGTCCCAACAACCCCATCTGCCACACCAACCAAACCAAAGTGGGATGACAAATTGGCTACTCTACGTTCTCAGCGCCGAGCTCAAGGGCTGTGCATGAAGTGCGGAGGCAAATGGGGCCGCAATCATAAGTGCCCAGATCAGATTCCTCTGCACATATTGGAGGAAGTCTTAGCTGCAATGAACATAGAAGAAATGGGTGCTGATGAATTGGAACCAGCAGACAGctctagtgatgaggagatctTGTCCCTATCCTGGTCTGCACAAGAAGGAATTCAAGGGAGAAAAACAATCCGACTGCAAGGACTGATCAAGAATCAGGAAGTGTTAATGCTGGTGGACTCAGGAAGTTCCAGCACATTCATCAGTGCCAATGCAGTGCACAAGCTTCAATTCAAGCAAGATGACACAACTGAGGTACAAGTTACTGTGGCTGATGGCACAAAAATTCCAAGCAACAAGCTGGTCAGAGATATTACATGGTGGACTCAGGGCCACACATTCTCCACCACTGCAAGGGTGCTTGAATTGAAAGGTTATGACATGGTGCTTGGCATGGATTGGTTGGAACAATACAGTCCAATGTGGATTcattggaagaagaagaagatgaggttTAATCATTTGGGCAAGAGGATTACACTCACTGGTGTCAAGGACTGTGTATCTAAATGCACAAAACTTAATATCAAGAAATTGAAAGGATTGCTAAGAAAAGGAGGTGTTGCTCAGCTAGTACAGTTGTCTTCCATTCAGACCAGCCGACCTACATCCCAGGAAATTCCACCTGAAATTGAAGGTCTATTGCAAGAACATGGGGATTTATTCAAAGAACCAACAACTCTGCCACCAAGCAGAGCCCAAGATCATCAAATCACCCTACTTCCTGGTGTGCAGCCAGTCAATGTGAAACCCTACAGATACTCACCCACAcaaaaggatgagattgagagACAGGTCAAAGAGATGTTACTCAATGGAGTGATACAACCAAGCACCAGCCCATATGGTTCACCTGTACTCCTGGTCAAAAAGAAAGATGGGTCCTGGAGATTCTGCATAGATTACAGAAATCTCAATTCCATCACAGTGAAGAACAAATATCCCTTGCCCATAGTGGATGAGCTCTTGGATGAACTAAAGGGAGCTAAATGGTTTACTAAATTGGATATGAGGTCAGGCTACCATCAGGTCAGAATGTTGCCTGCAGATGAGCATAAGACTGCATTTAAAACACACCATGGCCACTGGGAATTCAAAGTGATGCCATTTGGGTTGACTAATGCCCCAGCCACATTCCAGCAAATAATGAACACAATTTTTGCAccaatgttgagaaaatttgtGCTAGTGTTTGTAGATGACATCCTGGTTTACAGCACCAGCTTAAGGGAACATATTCAACACCTGCAGCAAGTATTCAACATACTGCATGAGCACCAGTTTTTGCTGAAACATTCCAAGTGTTCCTTTGCTAaacagtctttggaatatctgGGTCACATAATCAGTGCTGAAGGAGTTTCAACTGatccaaccaaaattcaagCTGTTCAGGATTGGCCAGTGCCCACTGACCTGAAACAATTGAGAGGCTTCCTTGGATTATCGGGATATTACAGGAAGTTCATCAAGAACTATGGTATCATCAGCAGACCATTGACAGATTTGCTTAAGAAGAACACTGTATTCTTGTGGACTTCCACACATCAAAAGTCATTTGATACTCTGAAGACTGCTCTGACATCAGCCCCAGTGTTGGCCCTACCAGACTTTTCCAAACCCTTTACAATTGAGACTGATGCTTCAGCCACAGGGATGGGAGCAGTGCTCATGCAAAATAGCCACCCAGTGGCATATCTCAGCAAGGCATTGGGAGTCAAAACACAGGCACTGTCTACTTATGAGAAGGAGTGCTTAGCCCTCATAATGGCTGTCACAAAGTGGAAGCAGTATTTGCAGCACCAAGAATTCACTATCATAACTGACCAGCGCAGTTTGATTCATTTGGGAGAACAGAAAATACATCAAAGCATGCAATAAAAAGCATTCATCAAATTATTAGGCCTCCAATATAAGCTGGTGTACAAAAAGGGGCTTGACAATAAGGCAGCGGATGCATTATCAAGACAATCAACTTCTGAAAACCTCTGTGCCACTTCTGTTAGTACTCCTAAATGGTTGGAAATCATTGTAGAAGGTTATCAGCAAGACCCACAAGCTCAGCAACTTCTCACTGAGTTGAGTGTGGTGACTCCTAATGACAAGGGCTATGCATTAGTGGATGGTATCATTAAGCACAAGGGCAGGATTTGGCTGGGCAATCACAAAGAAGCACATCAAGCTGTGCTCTTGGCATTGCATGCAAGTGGTCTGGGTGGACACAGTGGAATTACAGCAACCTATCACAAGGTCAAAGCTCTGTTTTCGTGGCCCAACATGAAACATGACATACAAGAGTACATCTCCAAATGCCAGGTATGCAGTCAAGCCAAAACTGAGCACTGTCGACTTCCTGGTCTCCTAAATCCCCTACCTGTACCGTCTCAGGCTTGGCATACTATCAGCTTAGATTTCATAGAAGGTTTACCCAAATCAAAAACCTATGACACCATCTTAGTGATAGTTGATAAATTCTCCAAATATGGGCACTTCATACCCT carries:
- the LOC120713218 gene encoding putative F-box/LRR-repeat protein 22, producing MPASRAAMRSAAPPRAREEEETVRFSIVLFDPHFPCSSGCLIDHSAAAAAFARKLDHPAAAATGAPAAVARARGPAAAPWLPPPAAFARRPGPAPPNPSPPEATGGWAALPPDALAAVLRRLDHVEILMGSARVCRSWHRAARDDPALWRRIDMRGHADLHRRVDLCGMARAAVRRAKGQCEAFWAEYAADDDVLQLLGEQAPSLKSLRLISCQNIIRFEEEIKKFPLLEELEISLFTNIGGKHVFEAVSKACPKLKHLRFNSYRFINLGNREHSDDDDYYYDYDDNDLKYKKDDDALGIASMCGLCTLQLFANNLTNEGLKAILDNCPHLESLDIRHCFNITMDDTLQAKFKRIKTLKLPYDSTDDYGFPVCSPLWSGGIGSDRDTLGPFGIYYSDSDDCVYGDYILDSDDYDDYCDPFRYLNGVYQDELDPEDRMFLKAMRMLLRDDDDY